The Anabrus simplex isolate iqAnaSimp1 chromosome 1, ASM4041472v1, whole genome shotgun sequence genome window below encodes:
- the LOC136863198 gene encoding torsin-1A isoform X2 — MSSSEFDGLKLFPEGYTLNRSASFSDMSVRKRIVIEERVLPSPTGTTIFRQYSCEEVSRSPAKNKPAVCILRHSVSEVHIPKDSTENSNIKNLQIKSISNAPKLLALEDSKTKILNSETLKKSESKKVIDDNSVPHKSETRDIKDLSNSKSKLKIEGKKEIISESVLHSHTEMEVAKKVRHQTISLTAERNNNCLYFCLLLLFVCASLFVTIHVMYHRNCDINFSISEVEAVLNSKLFGQRTAVKDIVSALDSFFNSDKAELKLIVLAGTTGVGKSYAVSLLEEQFPWKNNIHHWVMPIDSEDMGLRSHYEYSFCGDNLVIIDNLLKDDISEAIQFARYLSVIAEQKRILALFVFSLPYPLLGDSKDSNVSADISVLGEKFHKAGINLTLISFQPLEKQHVISCIETALARSRYPYSKRRVDRIFEELIPHQDGCKRVFSKVSLHTEKKKTDL, encoded by the coding sequence ATGTCATCTTCGGAATTTGATGGTTTAAAGCTGTTTCCGGAAGGATACACGCTCAATCGATCAGCATCCTTCTCTGATATGTCAGTTAGGAAACGGATTGTCATTGAAGAACGTGTTTTACCAAGTCCTACTGGAACTACCATTTTTAGGCAGTACAGTTGTGAGGAAGTGAGTCGCAGCCCAGCCAAGAACAAACCAGCGGTATGTATCCTGCGGCATAGTGTGAGTGAGGTACATATACCCAAGGATAGTACAGAGAATAGCAACATAAAGAATCTCCAGATTAAATCAATATCTAATGCTCCTAAACTGCTTGCCCTGGAAGATAGtaaaacaaaaattttaaattCAGAGACACTAAAGAAAAGTGAAAGTAAGAAAGTTATCGATGATAATTCTGTTCCACATAAATCTGAAACTAGAGATATAAAAGACCTTTCTAATTCTAAGTCCAAATTGAAGATTGAAGGCAAAAAAGAAATCATTTCTGAATCTGTATTACATAGCCATACTGAAATGGAGGTTGCCAAAAAAGTCAGGCACCAGACAATATCTTTAACTGCTGAGAGGAACAATAATTGTTTATATTTCTGTCTTCTATTGCTGTTTGTATGTGCCAGTTTATTTGTGACCATACATGTTATGTATCACAGAAACTGTGACATCAATTTTAGTATAAGTGAAGTGGAGGCTGTTTTGAATTCAAAATTGTTTGGTCAGAGAACTGCAGTAAAAGACATTGTATCAGCTTTGGACTCGTTTTTCAATTCAGATAAGGCTGAATTGAAGTTAATAGTTTTGGCAGGGACTACTGGGGTTGGGAAATCTTATGCAGTATCATTACTGGAAGAACAGTTCCCATGGAAGAATAATATTCACCACTGGGTCATGCCAATCGACTCCGAAGATATGGGGCTTCGTTCACACTATGAATATTCTTTCTGTGGAGATAATCTTGTTATAATAGATAATTTATTGAAAGATGATATTAGTGAGGCAATTCAATTTGCCAGATATCTTTCTGTTATTGCCGAGCAAAAGCGAATACTTGCATTATTTGTCTTTAGTCTTCCTTATCCACTGTTAGGAGACTCAAAAGACAGTAATGTATCTGCAGATATTTCGGTTTTGGGTGAGAAATTTCATAAAGCTGGAATCAATCTAACCTTAATATCATTCCAGCCTTTAGAGAAGCAGCATGTGATTTCTTGCATAGAAACTGCTTTGGCCAGAAGTAGATACCCATATTCAAAGCGGCGTGTAGATAGGATTTTTGAGGAATTGATTCCTCATCAAGATGGATGTAAAAGAGTTTTTAGCAAAGTATCACTCCATACAGAAAAGAAAAAGACAGATTTGTAA
- the LOC136863198 gene encoding uncharacterized protein isoform X1: MPKYSHIDCISKRSSTQKISLQTIHFIGMSSSEFDGLKLFPEGYTLNRSASFSDMSVRKRIVIEERVLPSPTGTTIFRQYSCEEVSRSPAKNKPAVCILRHSVSEVHIPKDSTENSNIKNLQIKSISNAPKLLALEDSKTKILNSETLKKSESKKVIDDNSVPHKSETRDIKDLSNSKSKLKIEGKKEIISESVLHSHTEMEVAKKVRHQTISLTAERNNNCLYFCLLLLFVCASLFVTIHVMYHRNCDINFSISEVEAVLNSKLFGQRTAVKDIVSALDSFFNSDKAELKLIVLAGTTGVGKSYAVSLLEEQFPWKNNIHHWVMPIDSEDMGLRSHYEYSFCGDNLVIIDNLLKDDISEAIQFARYLSVIAEQKRILALFVFSLPYPLLGDSKDSNVSADISVLGEKFHKAGINLTLISFQPLEKQHVISCIETALARSRYPYSKRRVDRIFEELIPHQDGCKRVFSKVSLHTEKKKTDL, encoded by the exons ATGCCTAAGTATTCACATATCGATTGTATCTCTAAGCGTTCTTCTACACAGAAAATATCACTGCAAACCATCCACTTCATTG GCATGTCATCTTCGGAATTTGATGGTTTAAAGCTGTTTCCGGAAGGATACACGCTCAATCGATCAGCATCCTTCTCTGATATGTCAGTTAGGAAACGGATTGTCATTGAAGAACGTGTTTTACCAAGTCCTACTGGAACTACCATTTTTAGGCAGTACAGTTGTGAGGAAGTGAGTCGCAGCCCAGCCAAGAACAAACCAGCGGTATGTATCCTGCGGCATAGTGTGAGTGAGGTACATATACCCAAGGATAGTACAGAGAATAGCAACATAAAGAATCTCCAGATTAAATCAATATCTAATGCTCCTAAACTGCTTGCCCTGGAAGATAGtaaaacaaaaattttaaattCAGAGACACTAAAGAAAAGTGAAAGTAAGAAAGTTATCGATGATAATTCTGTTCCACATAAATCTGAAACTAGAGATATAAAAGACCTTTCTAATTCTAAGTCCAAATTGAAGATTGAAGGCAAAAAAGAAATCATTTCTGAATCTGTATTACATAGCCATACTGAAATGGAGGTTGCCAAAAAAGTCAGGCACCAGACAATATCTTTAACTGCTGAGAGGAACAATAATTGTTTATATTTCTGTCTTCTATTGCTGTTTGTATGTGCCAGTTTATTTGTGACCATACATGTTATGTATCACAGAAACTGTGACATCAATTTTAGTATAAGTGAAGTGGAGGCTGTTTTGAATTCAAAATTGTTTGGTCAGAGAACTGCAGTAAAAGACATTGTATCAGCTTTGGACTCGTTTTTCAATTCAGATAAGGCTGAATTGAAGTTAATAGTTTTGGCAGGGACTACTGGGGTTGGGAAATCTTATGCAGTATCATTACTGGAAGAACAGTTCCCATGGAAGAATAATATTCACCACTGGGTCATGCCAATCGACTCCGAAGATATGGGGCTTCGTTCACACTATGAATATTCTTTCTGTGGAGATAATCTTGTTATAATAGATAATTTATTGAAAGATGATATTAGTGAGGCAATTCAATTTGCCAGATATCTTTCTGTTATTGCCGAGCAAAAGCGAATACTTGCATTATTTGTCTTTAGTCTTCCTTATCCACTGTTAGGAGACTCAAAAGACAGTAATGTATCTGCAGATATTTCGGTTTTGGGTGAGAAATTTCATAAAGCTGGAATCAATCTAACCTTAATATCATTCCAGCCTTTAGAGAAGCAGCATGTGATTTCTTGCATAGAAACTGCTTTGGCCAGAAGTAGATACCCATATTCAAAGCGGCGTGTAGATAGGATTTTTGAGGAATTGATTCCTCATCAAGATGGATGTAAAAGAGTTTTTAGCAAAGTATCACTCCATACAGAAAAGAAAAAGACAGATTTGTAA